GCTTCTCAAAGatttaactcttataaatagctctattcaaaaaaattaaaaactatactCATAAATATTTTCCTTCTAGGTTTGAATTTCCAACATGTAAAATAGATTAAAACACTATAGTTTTAAAGAGTAGTTAATAAGTCTTAAATTTGAATCTCTAATTTCAATGTCTATAATGTAAGTTTTATGTCAGTTAGTTATCCTCATTTTAGTTTGTGTACGTATAATTGACTTGAACattaaaaaagtatttaatttctctttgttttATCAAGAATCTATACgataaaaatcaaacaaacttaATGAATACAAcataatttacaaaaaaaataaaataaaataaaatagtacaACCATATGCATTAAGGGTGATCATTGAAATCGctaaaatcgaaccgaaccgaattagATTCagtttgatatatattaaaaccgaaccgctttttaataaatatattaaaaaataatatgatatgatatatataaaagttttttttcattttccttagCCCTTAGGGTTTTAAAACTCCTCTCATATCTCATCTTACATCTCACTCTCCGTCTTAGATTCTTCACTGTCGTCTCGTGAAGACAAAATGTGAAACTTGAAATTGGGACCCTCACGTAAAACATTTTTATCTTGAAAACAAATCGTGAAACTGAATCGAACATACTGTTTGATTCGAGTATCATAATAAACACTTTCTGAAATTTGTGGTTCGATTCAATTTGGAGTCAAATCGAATTGAATCGAATCGAATCGAATCGTGAACACCCCTAATATACATGATGAGagattcaaattttgactttattCAAATTACATGTTTTATGAACGGTTGAGTTATGTTCGCAACAACATAATTTAAAAGGTGATGACATAATATATACTTTCTAAGGTAAAAAGATAAGATTCCATGCATCAGACTTGTAATATGATAAATATTATACATCTTGCAGATAGCTGGAGTGAAATGGAGACTTACTTTACTCTGCCAACCAAATGGTGTTATTCACTCCCTTGCAAATTAAAACTACGCCCTGTCACCTCTTCATTGCCCATTTGGACCAAAAAGGTTCCGACATGAGCTCCCATGTCCGAGTTGTGTTTCActgttttcctttattttgtTCCTTTTTTGGTTATTATctgaaaatataattaaagaattaacattatatttttaaatatctcatacATTCCTAACTGCAACGGCCAGCTATTCAACCCCTTGAATTATTATTGGACCATGGGTCCACAAGATATATCCGCTAAAATCGTTCTTCCCAGTTTCAAAAAAAGGTTACACCCAATTCGACACTTCCTTTTGTTAAcatagtaaaattaaaattaaaaaatcaattaaaaattgtCACATGAGATATATTTATTGGGTGTAACTTGGGTTAGGCTATAGGGGTattcaaaaaattcaataacccgaaaaaatcgatcaatccaacccaatctgtgcgatttgggttgggttatcaactcatctAGATTGGGttaggttcaaataaatgaaaattttatggattgggttggttcatgggttcacctaatataacccaaaccaattcgaaccaacccgaatttattattaactttaaaaaatatatatttttgttacttataacacaattatttatacatatattgatttaattttatttaattcccatatttttttaataatttattcttcaataactcttaaaagtagtttctttgtactttagaaaaaaaaactttttactatataaattgaaattgaatagttaatcttaattcaatatatgaaaataattaaattagatttttacatatttacgatttgcttctttttagaacaaaattttagataaatgacccgattaatcgaatcaacccaacccaacccaaatatttcatggttgggttgggttaggtcattttttaataagggttatttgggttgaagaaatttactacccgaacaattgggttgtgtctaaaaagtctttcaacccaacctaactcaACCCATGAATATCCCTACTAGGCTACACacaaggttttttttaaaaaaaaaaaaatgacattgTTTACTTTGCTTTTGCTATGTGAGCTACCTTCACAACTATGAAACATTTAGATAATTATTGTAGTCATGAGGGTGACATGATTATATCTCAAATATTGAGTATATAAGGGTTTTCTACTACTAAGATGAGTATACCTCAACCTCAAGGTGAGAGGTTTGATCCCTCACCTcacattatttaaataaaaataaaatccctATTTGGGTTGGGCGTTGAACAATTCTATTGACCTTAATGCTAGTTCAACTGCTTTTTGTTCGCCAATGATATATTTAGTCCACTAGGTCCAAGAGGTAGCACTATCAACATCTTGTGCCTCATCTTCTTGAATATTTTCCTTGAAATTTTATTGTGTCGTTTTTTAGTCCATTACATTTTGTGTCTTGAAATCATATTATTGTGTTTACAATATTTGCATTGAAATTATATTATACTGTCTCTATTTAGcataatttaactaattaaggCATGTTGGGTTGATTCTCTCAATGTAGAGGACTAGAAAGAGTTGTTCATGATTCTCTTTTGTCTCCTCTGCATGTTGACTTCAAACTCATTTTTATGTATCATCCTATTAAGGTCCTTGAGGCTCAAGTTATTAAGGAAGAGATTCATCTTTGGTCCTCACGGTCAATTCTTCATACTAATATACTCGTGGTCAAATCGGATGCTTCAAATGTGGTGAAAATTTTGAAGTGTGAGATTGTTGACTTGTCAAAGATCAATTTTGTCATTAATGATATTATGTTTTTGATCCAATACTTCGAGTGTTAGTTTCTCTTTTTGTAATAATGTTGGGAACTCGATTGTGCATAGGTTAGCTCAAGTTGCAATTGAGAtagaaagtattattgagttaaACAAGTCTTCTTCTATGAAAGCCAATGATATGTGtttgtttaaaacatttttagGATGGATATCTTCGGAGTTCATCCTCGATACTTTGTTCATTTTGGTAAGTTCtatctttattgaaaaaaaaaaaaaaaaaaagaaaagaaaaagaaaaaaagattaagATATGTTTTTTAATACAATATGCACTAGtgattaaaaaaaagtcaatgATCTAAATATCTCACCATCTATTCAACTTcaaaaactagttttaaaacgCTCAAGAATTGAAATCTCCCCACTCAAAAATGTGTGAGAGTTTggctttgaatttttttttcttgtaaagaAAATGACTTCAATTTTCTTCCATtcataaattttgattaaaatcaaacttctctttgtttttaaattgaactgaaaaatcaaatacttataaaaaagaaatttaataaacaagaataaattgtaaaaatagaaaaataaaaacaaaatcgcATTAAATGCTACTCAAATAAATTGGCATAAAACGTACCAAACTTGATCAAGAAGTTAAAAACCAAATCCTCTCCCTAAGTTTTATACTCTTAAAGCAAATTCTTCCAAAGtgttcaattcaatttgaataaGAAAGAAAGTGGAAAAGATGATAAGTTTCGAACAAATCTAGACTTTCCAATCGCGAATCTTCAATGTTACAAAGACATTGCATCAAACTATAAAATTCACAATCTGAGAATTTCCGTTTCATACtatgagagaaagaaaaaattgcagTTTATATCATCAAACACAATCAAAACTAATTTCTAAACCCTAAAAGATACGATCAAGATTTCTAAGAACTGGTGAATTTGGTAACCGCTTTCGTCCCCTCTGATACAGCATGCTTCGCAAGTTCACCAGGAAGCACAAGTCGCACGGCCGTTTGGATTTCCCTCGATGTGATCGTCGGCTTCTTGTTATACCTAGCCAATCGTGATGATTCCTGAGCTAGCTTCTCGAATATATCGTTAATAAAACTGTTCATAATCCCCATGGCCTTGCTCGAGATTCCGATATCGGGATGAACCTGCTTCAAGACCTTGAAGATGTAAATCTTGTAGGTCTCAAcgctcttcttcatcttcttcttcttcttttccgaCGAAGCATCTTTCGGAAGTTTTTTCTCCGCTCGAGGTTTCTTCTCGCCGGCGGGAGCCTTCTCCGCTGGTTTCTTCTCGGCGAGCTTCTTCTCAGCCTTTGGAGCCATTTCAATTAGACAAGCCTTCGGGATTGAGATTTGAAATTGAGACGAGGGAATTCGTATGAGAAAGATGGGGATGGGATAATTAGGGTTCTGTTTATATAGGAGTGCTGGGAGCAACGTGATTGGTCCATCTCTTATGACGCGAATTATTAGGTTTAAACCGTCCGATTGAGAAAAAATAAGTTGAACGGGTGAGATGGTGTCCGAAAATAAAATGCTTTTCGCGGGTCATGGTGCgtcttttaattttaactattttaaatattat
The nucleotide sequence above comes from Benincasa hispida cultivar B227 chromosome 3, ASM972705v1, whole genome shotgun sequence. Encoded proteins:
- the LOC120074031 gene encoding probable histone H2B.3, which codes for MAPKAEKKLAEKKPAEKAPAGEKKPRAEKKLPKDASSEKKKKKMKKSVETYKIYIFKVLKQVHPDIGISSKAMGIMNSFINDIFEKLAQESSRLARYNKKPTITSREIQTAVRLVLPGELAKHAVSEGTKAVTKFTSS